The nucleotide sequence TGAATCTAGGATTACTCGTGCTATATGAGTATTTCCGTATCTATCATATACTCTAACTTTAGCAGTACTCAACAGTACATAATCATTATttgaacaattatttttttaaacaatctcATTTCTATTAACATTATGTTCTGAAGTATTAGTTGACAACTTAACTTTATTTGGTTCATTCTCTGAATCATTGTTCGGGTTGAAATTAATTGAACTGTTGTCTTTAACATGAATATCAGATGGTTTATTTTCATGTAAAAGAGAACTGTGTTTGGCTTTACATATCTTACAACCGAACGATTTACATTGTTTGTAGGAATGTCCGGTACATAAACAATTTCGGCATaaatttaattgttttattttatcccATCTTTGGGCTACTGAAAGTTTAAGAAATTCTTCACATAGGTAAATCAAAtgattttgtttacaaaaattacaacttCTGCTTTTACTAGTTAGCAGAGATCTAGAGTGTTTATATTGGTATTTAGATTTATAATCCGGTTTTGTCAAATTTCTTAACTCTATAGTTTCCAAAAAATCAGCACGATTCTTCAAGAATTCAAGAAATTCGTTTAAACTTGGCAAAAaattatctatttttcttttttccctTTCCCGACAACTAAATTTATCCAATTTACCACTTACCAAATAAACCATAATAGCATCCCAATGTTCAGTCGGTAGTTGAAGTGATTTTAAAGCGAATAAATGCTTTTTAACTGAATCTATCATGCTTCTAAGACCTAATGCAgattctttatttaaattttcaatctcaaaaagagcttttaaatgaTTGTTTACTAACATCCGAGAGTTGTCAAATCTGTTGCATAGAGTCTGCCATGCAGAATTGTAATTTTGTGCAGAAAAATCTAAACTTTGTATAATTTTCAATGCATCATCTTTTAAACTCGCacgtaaataattatatttttgaatatCTGCCAATACTTTATTATTATGAATTAACCCTTCAAAAGTATCTTTAAATTCAATCCACTTCAAATAGTCTCCATGAAAGACAGGCAACTGAATAGGAGGTAATTTGACACCTTCTAATCCACTATATTCATGGTTTATATCTAACCTTTTCGACTGTGAACTGGATAAATCGGAACATTTTCTTTTTAACATCGTTCTTGCTCTAGAcaaagtttttgaaaatatagTATCTAATCGTTGTCTTTTCGCATACTCTTGTTGAATATCTTGATCCTGACAATTTAATTCAATTGACATTTGGATTTCATCAAATTCAGTAAACAAACTTTCAGTTATTTTTGTATTCAATTCTATCTGCGAAAAATGGTCTTCGCTTAAATCATTAATCGCGATATTTGTCATCGACTctataaattcaataaaattgtttaaTCTTTGTTCAATTATATCTCTTTGCGATATAATTGACGAAAATCAGAAGCTTTCATAGGCATTTTTAGctttatattaatcaaaatacgtagcaaataatattatttaattgtacGAACTCAAAAATCAACGCTAATCAATCAAGTAATAAAAGTCAAATCTAGATCTGTCTTTTATCTAATAATCAAACTTAGCCGAATATTGGCTATGGTCCTATaatcatttatatttaaataaatccgATAATAATAGCAATATCTACTAATAATAATCAGAAATCGTATAGCATTCCACAAATTAATACTCCAAATCAACCCAAATACATATTTACATACACACAAATGTGTACAAATCAATctaataagtaattattttttagCTAAATAAAATTATAGGTTATAAATCAACTATTCAATGcgcaaaatcaaaattttaattgaacctcaaaaatcctcaaaaatctaataatttattggCACTTTGTTGAAAGGAAATAAATATGAAGGATAAACAAAGAACAATCAAGATAATAAATGGAAAAACCTCACATTTAATTCAATCGGCAGAGCGGATCCAATCTCGCTGAATCATAAATTCTTCAAAAACCAATAATCTTCATACCGATCTGGATCTATGTCTCACTCATCGGGTTCGATCGGACCAAATTTTATGCTTCTCGGGCTCGAAGGTaccaaattttatggacaaacttctgatagaatggactgtaatacttatattaaaaacttcttgtattcagctaaaaaaattaattacaaattgttaaaaatgtGATTTATATTTATGACAATCAATCTAATAATTTTTATGACAATCTGacaaaaatgttgtgtattttttatgcTTGTTTTTTCCCGTCATTGAGCAAGGGCGGAACTGTCTatccaataataaataatacttttCGTCCACTATTATTAGAAGTTACTGTAGAGTAActtctattatttttttctaattccgCTTCcttaaaagataatttttttttgtgacataatcttttttatatttacctGCTGCAAATATTTGGGACAGTGCTTGGAACTAGACTGATGCCATTTTTTTCCACAATGTATGCAATATTCTTCTTTTGTGCATTCTTGAGTGTCTGCATTTTCGTGTATTTGGCCACACCGTTTACATTTATTTGTGGTACTTCTACAGTATTTTGCTGTACGTCCCTATCTTATACATTTGAAAC is from Diabrotica virgifera virgifera chromosome 9, PGI_DIABVI_V3a and encodes:
- the LOC126891081 gene encoding uncharacterized protein LOC126891081, which codes for MTNIAINDLSEDHFSQIELNTKITESLFTEFDEIQMSIELNCQDQDIQQEYAKRQRLDTIFSKTLSRARTMLKRKCSDLSSSQSKRLDINHEYSGLEGVKLPPIQLPVFHGDYLKWIEFKDTFEGLIHNNKVLADIQKYNYLRASLKDDALKIIQSLDFSAQNYNSAWQTLCNRFDNSRMLVNNHLKALFEIENLNKESALGLRSMIDSVKKHLFALKSLQLPTEHWDAIMVYLVSGKLDKFSCREREKRKIDNFLPSLNEFLEFLKNRADFLETIELRNLTKPDYKSKYQYKHSRSLLTSKSRSCNFCKQNHLIYLCEEFLKLSVAQRWDKIKQLNLCRNCLCTGHSYKQCKSFGCKICKAKHSSLLHENKPSDIHVKDNSSINFNPNNDSENEPNKVKLSTNTSEHNVNRNEIV